A DNA window from Laribacter hongkongensis DSM 14985 contains the following coding sequences:
- a CDS encoding sensor histidine kinase has translation MKRWLLHSLLGRFFALLTVSVAAGLASFALLHQLMSPWTSAIQQQIVESGTRWLEQYAALKDEVERLPAGLTPPQARQLAQKITADLAPFESVEVSVYSPDSVCLAGCTPRARPGKSLLLSIQGLANAHWAFRSDFGRGSWVVVDRPNRGAAPAIRLLLDRFNLLVALEVLLATAVGLTVLASVMRRSIRRLNRISSSLDKLPGTGQDVELPVRGQDELASLETSVNRMAALSRDKAEAEARLARQRSEMVTAVSHDLRSPLTGLLGYLELAEGEDDPARRNRYLAMARQKTDAMRDLATRLQEYASLADPDRVLALRLQPASVSAIVCQRWFETALMLEGQGGMTADSGLETDCMALVDPEYFSRAVGNAIDNATRHLAPGACLQIRLTREAGQIVVAVSNVMTEAAQAGIDAALAAFAAGAPVRRASGGYGFGLAISRQIMRRMGGDYCLQRDGALLTARLSVPELTTDGCCVPVAGTGDNPAGHP, from the coding sequence ATGAAACGCTGGCTGCTGCATTCGCTGCTGGGCAGGTTTTTTGCCCTGCTGACGGTTTCGGTGGCGGCCGGGCTGGCCAGCTTCGCGTTGCTGCACCAGCTGATGTCACCATGGACCAGCGCCATCCAGCAGCAGATCGTGGAATCAGGCACACGCTGGCTGGAGCAGTACGCCGCGCTCAAGGACGAAGTCGAACGCCTGCCGGCCGGGCTGACCCCGCCGCAGGCCCGGCAGCTGGCGCAAAAGATCACTGCCGACCTGGCGCCGTTCGAATCGGTCGAAGTGTCGGTTTACAGTCCGGATTCTGTCTGTCTGGCCGGCTGCACGCCGCGGGCGCGTCCGGGCAAGTCGCTGTTGCTGTCGATCCAGGGGCTGGCCAATGCCCACTGGGCCTTCCGCAGCGATTTCGGCCGGGGCAGCTGGGTGGTGGTCGACCGGCCCAACCGGGGTGCGGCACCGGCGATCCGTTTGCTGCTGGACCGTTTCAACCTGCTGGTAGCGCTGGAAGTGCTGCTGGCAACCGCCGTGGGCCTGACCGTACTGGCCTCGGTCATGCGCCGCTCGATCCGCCGGCTCAACCGCATTTCCTCGTCGCTGGACAAGCTGCCGGGAACCGGCCAGGACGTGGAATTGCCGGTACGCGGGCAGGACGAACTGGCGAGCCTGGAAACCAGCGTCAACCGCATGGCGGCGCTGTCGCGGGACAAGGCCGAGGCCGAGGCCCGGCTGGCCCGGCAGCGCAGCGAAATGGTGACGGCGGTGTCGCACGACCTGCGCAGTCCGCTGACCGGCCTGCTGGGTTATCTGGAGCTGGCCGAAGGCGAGGACGATCCGGCCCGGCGCAACCGCTACCTGGCGATGGCACGGCAAAAAACCGATGCCATGCGTGACCTGGCTACCCGCTTGCAGGAGTACGCCAGTCTGGCCGACCCGGACCGGGTGCTGGCCCTGCGCCTGCAACCGGCGTCAGTCAGCGCCATCGTGTGCCAGCGCTGGTTTGAAACCGCACTGATGCTGGAAGGGCAGGGCGGCATGACGGCGGACAGCGGGCTGGAAACGGACTGCATGGCGCTGGTCGATCCTGAATACTTCAGCCGGGCCGTGGGCAATGCCATCGACAACGCCACCCGCCATCTGGCGCCCGGTGCCTGCCTGCAGATCCGGCTGACGCGGGAAGCCGGGCAGATTGTCGTGGCGGTCAGCAATGTCATGACCGAAGCGGCGCAGGCCGGTATTGACGCAGCACTGGCAGCGTTTGCTGCGGGAGCGCCGGTGCGGCGTGCCAGTGGCGGCTACGGGTTTGGCCTTGCCATCAGCCGCCAGATCATGCGCCGCATGGGCGGAGACTACTGTCTGCAACGTGACGGTGCTCTGCTGACGGCGCGTCTGAGCGTGCCGGAGCTCACCACGGACGGGTGCTGCGTTCCAGTTGCTGGCACTGGCGATAATCCAGCCGGGCACCCATGA